In one window of Micromonospora cathayae DNA:
- a CDS encoding thioesterase II family protein, with product MNQSDPAPEKSRSLVSWGTPASNDRALVCIPWAGAGAAPFRPWTPVLGAVSTVYGLRLAGRESRRAEPPATTVAEVVDDVAAELADLGVPRVALFGQCSGAVLAFELAKALGRAGGDVQVTHLLVASQLPPPDVARLGPEAEHDLTQYVPADLRAEPDFVELLLPVIAADTSLMSGYVYQPDDPLTVPLTVLYGADDHQLSRPRLDGWRRETTGPTSFHEIAGADHLFGGAAWPKLAETVRDALT from the coding sequence ATGAACCAGTCGGATCCGGCACCGGAAAAGAGCCGGTCGCTCGTTTCCTGGGGTACGCCGGCGAGCAACGACCGGGCCCTGGTGTGCATTCCGTGGGCGGGTGCCGGGGCCGCCCCTTTCCGTCCGTGGACCCCGGTGCTCGGCGCGGTGTCCACCGTGTACGGTCTGCGGCTCGCGGGGCGCGAGAGCCGACGGGCGGAGCCGCCGGCGACCACCGTCGCCGAGGTGGTCGACGACGTCGCCGCCGAACTGGCCGACCTGGGCGTGCCGCGGGTGGCCCTGTTCGGTCAGTGCTCCGGTGCGGTGCTGGCGTTCGAGCTGGCGAAGGCCCTGGGCCGGGCCGGCGGTGACGTCCAGGTCACCCATCTGCTGGTCGCGTCGCAACTGCCGCCACCCGACGTCGCCCGGCTCGGCCCCGAGGCGGAGCACGACCTCACCCAGTACGTGCCGGCGGACCTCCGCGCGGAACCCGACTTCGTCGAGTTGCTGCTTCCGGTCATCGCCGCCGACACCAGCCTGATGTCGGGCTACGTCTACCAGCCCGACGATCCGCTCACGGTGCCGCTCACCGTGCTGTACGGCGCGGACGACCACCAGCTGAGCAGGCCCCGGCTGGACGGTTGGCGGCGGGAGACCACGGGCCCGACGAGCTTCCACGAGATCGCCGGGGCCGATCACCTCTTCGGCGGTGCCGCCTGGCCGAAGCTCGCGGAAACGGTCCGGGACGCCCTGACGTGA
- a CDS encoding MFS transporter translates to MSGTGRVTRLLTALRAPGDHRQQLLARATLVNTIGMGMFLSAGTIFLIKFTGLSPAAVGAGLTIGSLVGVGAGVLIGDLADRRGSREVLIAATLLEAVGSICLLLVNNLWTLIAVAALAAIGRAGSGSARGALIGVLAEEGKGAKLRSYLRAVTNVGLAVGMLAAAVALAIDTRPAYFFLIITDAVTFVLAAVILSRLAHVPPTRVAKVTDSVEKERKWIALGDRHYLGLTIASSVASLQYWVLVHALPAWIVFRTDAPRSMAALVLFVGAIFVAVMQVPATRSIDGPRSAARLITISGPFFLVAWVMMALSSGTSAWVAVVLLVVAVLVHSLAEVWQAGGTFELSFALAQPEALGQYQGVMGFGESLAAAVAPVIVLTLCLDGGMYGWVALGVVVSVAGFVCALIEKHWSRSRAVVAS, encoded by the coding sequence ATGAGCGGCACGGGCCGGGTGACCCGGCTCCTCACGGCGCTGCGCGCGCCGGGAGACCACCGTCAGCAACTGCTGGCGCGGGCGACCCTGGTGAACACCATCGGCATGGGGATGTTCCTGTCCGCCGGCACGATCTTCCTCATCAAGTTCACCGGGCTGAGCCCGGCCGCGGTGGGCGCCGGGCTCACCATCGGCTCCCTGGTCGGGGTCGGAGCCGGTGTGCTGATCGGCGACCTGGCCGACCGGCGCGGCTCGCGTGAGGTCCTCATCGCCGCCACCCTGCTGGAGGCCGTGGGCAGCATCTGCCTGCTCCTGGTCAACAACCTGTGGACCCTGATCGCGGTGGCCGCCCTCGCCGCGATCGGACGGGCGGGATCCGGCAGCGCCCGTGGCGCGCTGATCGGCGTACTGGCCGAAGAGGGCAAGGGCGCCAAGTTGCGGTCCTACCTGCGTGCCGTGACGAACGTCGGGCTCGCGGTCGGCATGCTGGCCGCCGCCGTCGCGCTGGCCATCGACACACGCCCCGCCTACTTCTTCCTCATCATCACCGACGCGGTCACGTTCGTGCTGGCCGCCGTCATCCTGTCCCGGCTGGCGCACGTTCCGCCGACCCGCGTCGCCAAGGTCACCGACTCCGTCGAGAAGGAACGCAAGTGGATCGCCCTGGGTGACCGGCACTACCTGGGGCTGACCATCGCGTCGTCGGTGGCGAGCCTGCAGTACTGGGTCCTCGTCCACGCGCTGCCCGCGTGGATCGTGTTCCGGACGGACGCACCACGGTCGATGGCGGCGCTGGTGCTCTTCGTCGGGGCGATCTTCGTCGCGGTGATGCAGGTCCCGGCGACCCGCTCGATCGACGGCCCCCGGTCGGCCGCGCGCCTGATCACGATCTCGGGACCGTTCTTCCTGGTCGCCTGGGTCATGATGGCGTTGTCGTCCGGCACCTCCGCGTGGGTTGCCGTGGTACTGCTGGTCGTCGCCGTGCTCGTGCACTCGCTGGCGGAGGTGTGGCAGGCCGGCGGGACCTTCGAGTTGTCCTTCGCCCTCGCCCAGCCGGAGGCGCTCGGGCAGTACCAGGGCGTCATGGGCTTCGGGGAGTCGCTGGCCGCCGCGGTGGCACCGGTCATCGTCCTCACGCTGTGTCTCGACGGCGGCATGTACGGCTGGGTCGCGCTCGGCGTGGTGGTCTCCGTGGCCGGGTTCGTCTGCGCGCTGATCGAGAAGCACTGGTCCCGGTCCCGGGCCGTGGTCGCCAGTTGA
- a CDS encoding phosphopantetheine-binding protein: MSQVADVELVPRLTAIWEAELGVPVAPDDDFFDLGGDSLMALVVARQATASGMPMQPGAVLRHPTVAALADAVRRGTA; encoded by the coding sequence ATGTCACAGGTGGCCGACGTGGAACTCGTGCCGAGACTCACGGCGATCTGGGAAGCCGAACTGGGTGTTCCCGTCGCACCCGACGACGACTTCTTCGACCTCGGCGGTGACTCGCTGATGGCGCTCGTGGTGGCCCGTCAGGCGACCGCGTCGGGGATGCCGATGCAGCCGGGGGCCGTACTGCGGCATCCGACGGTGGCGGCACTTGCGGACGCGGTGCGCCGGGGAACGGCATGA
- a CDS encoding amino acid adenylation domain-containing protein, with protein sequence MTRASSRTVHGVFAGLAHATPGAVAVEDDRERMTYAELDRRATALAREIVERGGRNGFVGVLLGRSTRAIVALLAVLKAGAAYVPLDPTYPRARLTDLIEQCGTTLVLTTAAVHGDLGGLAADVILLDEERRDRVAAPFAEPERGPSDPAYVMFTSGTTGRPKAVVVSHHNVVNLATGADYVELSPARTVLQFAPLSFDASTFEIWGALLNGARLVVAPEDLIGSDRIGELLEGHRVDTMWLTAALFHRIVDTDLPALGPVTQLLAGGDVLSADHVRRALAAVPGRVVVNGYGPTETTTFACCHRMSAVGEVGQPVPIGRAVPGARLWIMTGEGVPAAPGAAGELWIAGDGVSLGYLGDPDENSRRFVPEPGRPDSRAYRSGDLVLRRGDGSLEFLGRIDDQVKVRGYRIEPGEVEAALVGHPAVSRAVVTAHEFKPGDKRLVAYLVLAPGAELRVPELRRALSGRLPSYLVPARYVVLDELPVTRNGKVDRRALPAPEWTAPGPRRPTDPLPSTRVGDRSGTPT encoded by the coding sequence ATGACCCGAGCGTCGTCGCGGACCGTGCACGGTGTGTTCGCGGGCCTCGCCCACGCCACACCCGGGGCGGTCGCCGTCGAGGACGACCGGGAGCGGATGACGTACGCCGAACTGGATCGGCGGGCCACCGCCCTGGCCAGGGAGATCGTCGAGCGTGGCGGCCGGAACGGGTTCGTCGGTGTGCTGCTCGGCCGGTCGACGCGGGCCATCGTCGCCCTGCTCGCCGTCCTGAAGGCCGGCGCGGCCTACGTCCCGCTCGATCCGACGTACCCCCGGGCGCGGCTGACGGATCTGATCGAGCAGTGCGGCACCACGCTGGTGCTGACCACCGCCGCCGTGCACGGCGACCTCGGCGGGCTCGCGGCGGACGTCATCCTGCTGGACGAGGAGCGGCGGGACCGGGTGGCCGCCCCGTTCGCCGAGCCCGAGCGCGGGCCTTCCGACCCGGCGTACGTGATGTTCACGTCGGGCACCACCGGCCGGCCCAAGGCGGTCGTGGTCTCGCACCACAACGTGGTCAACCTGGCGACCGGCGCCGACTACGTGGAGCTGAGCCCGGCCCGGACGGTGCTCCAGTTCGCGCCGCTCTCGTTCGACGCGTCGACGTTCGAGATCTGGGGTGCCCTGCTCAACGGCGCCAGACTGGTGGTCGCCCCCGAGGACCTGATCGGCAGCGACCGGATCGGCGAGCTGCTGGAGGGCCACCGGGTCGACACGATGTGGCTGACCGCCGCGCTGTTCCACCGGATCGTCGACACCGACCTGCCGGCGCTCGGGCCGGTGACCCAGTTGCTGGCCGGCGGTGACGTGCTCTCCGCCGACCACGTGCGGCGGGCGCTGGCGGCGGTACCGGGCCGGGTCGTGGTGAACGGCTACGGCCCGACGGAGACCACCACCTTCGCCTGCTGCCACCGGATGTCCGCCGTCGGGGAGGTCGGGCAGCCGGTGCCGATCGGACGGGCCGTCCCCGGCGCCCGGTTATGGATCATGACCGGGGAGGGCGTGCCGGCGGCCCCCGGAGCGGCCGGTGAGTTGTGGATCGCCGGCGACGGTGTGTCGCTCGGCTACCTGGGGGACCCGGACGAGAACAGCCGTAGGTTCGTTCCCGAGCCGGGACGGCCGGACTCCCGCGCCTACCGGTCCGGCGATCTGGTGCTGCGCCGCGGTGACGGGTCGCTGGAGTTCCTCGGCCGGATCGACGACCAGGTGAAGGTGCGCGGGTACCGTATCGAGCCCGGCGAGGTGGAGGCCGCCCTGGTCGGGCACCCCGCCGTGAGCCGGGCCGTCGTCACCGCCCACGAGTTCAAGCCCGGTGACAAGCGGCTCGTCGCCTACCTCGTCCTCGCGCCCGGGGCCGAACTCCGGGTACCCGAACTCCGCCGGGCGCTGTCCGGACGGTTGCCGTCCTACCTGGTGCCCGCCCGGTACGTGGTGCTGGACGAGCTGCCGGTGACCAGGAACGGCAAGGTCGACCGGCGTGCGCTGCCCGCACCGGAGTGGACGGCACCCGGCCCGCGCCGGCCGACCGACCCGCTCCCGTCGACCCGGGTCGGGGACAGATCCGGGACGCCGACATGA
- a CDS encoding amino acid adenylation domain-containing protein, with translation MTGRTSRLSRGPGPATYANGDRIEQIVRHHERLAPDAVAVRQGERVLSYRDLVDMADRVAAGLVERGVTPGDVVPVRLPRSPELVAVLLGVLTAGAAYLAMDPGWPANRQEYVLASSGAGFLITPAGDPPPPPGVHPLTTTDLLAGGGAAVPSGLSGTQAASVFYTSGSTGRPKGVVSPHRGTVRVLVGNDGVPLDADTVFLQAAPLPWDGLSLELWAPLLNGGCCVLLDEGAPLLDVAALRNAVGRGVNSLWLTSSLFNVFVDEAVELFGAVRLVLVGGERVSVSHVRRLLDRFPELPVINGYGPAESTIFTTTHVIRQRDVRPPSVDIPIGRPVPGTGVVVVDEELRPLPAGSPGELLVSGDGLAAGYLGDPDQTSRAFVEVDGVRYYRTGDLVVLDDQVFRYRGRIDRQVKVNGVRIEPGEVEAALERHPAVRVASVVRVETDGRPRLVALFESAGGVAPTTEELRTFAAERLLPAMIPAILHRVERLPLGSTGKVDLSRVRNMAELLVRAGVPETGPAAPTVPDPARSHVEPARSGPDPDRPRADPAAAGAGPGGADVPFLAVVRSVLGVPDLGLDDDLFAAGATSLDLVRLTSRSAVALPAPVSLADVYRARTVQGLLEVAAERAETESGRVEVAAVRAETESGRAGGASADDAPLSHAQTRFWLSEQFQPGAADNMVVLAYLVTGRWEPGVLRRAVADVVERHPVLRTVYAPAGRTAAPRTVGTPVTIETVPAPAGTGPYPGRGGQPGGNDVDVDAAAHLMTEDWWRTPFDLATEPPLRIRVGRLDEDRYLLGLHIHHIAFDGWSERILMADLETAYRARATGAAPVFPDVPTYLTYSRAERGSPATGVEAKLRHWRDVLEPPIPPAFAPPHPDTPEGPRCELTRTLPGALVGRLRAVASRYGAPAASVLSAAVAHAVGRTFGVPEVCVGTVAPSRPDPYFDGVIGYFVDPLPLALRTAGDPGGQAVLTESTAQLRAAMDGNVVPFDELVRALKPARGRHPWFQTWVVVQHEPPRGELSPHVRYRPVRVRPPSTAMELLVEAVPQEVGGWELVLSCRADGIGTATLRNLAETLVGALVRYADHDTSA, from the coding sequence ATGACCGGGCGGACGAGCCGGCTGTCCCGGGGCCCCGGGCCGGCGACGTACGCGAACGGCGACCGGATCGAACAGATCGTCCGTCACCACGAACGGCTCGCACCGGATGCCGTCGCCGTACGGCAGGGGGAGCGGGTGCTCTCCTACCGGGACCTGGTCGACATGGCGGACCGGGTGGCGGCCGGCCTGGTGGAGCGGGGGGTGACACCCGGTGACGTCGTCCCGGTGCGCCTACCGCGCTCGCCGGAACTGGTGGCCGTCCTGCTGGGCGTACTCACCGCCGGCGCGGCCTACCTGGCCATGGACCCCGGTTGGCCGGCCAACCGGCAGGAGTACGTGCTGGCCAGCAGCGGTGCCGGCTTCCTGATCACCCCGGCCGGGGACCCGCCCCCGCCGCCCGGTGTGCACCCGCTGACCACCACGGACCTGCTGGCGGGCGGCGGCGCGGCCGTCCCGTCCGGGCTGAGCGGCACGCAGGCCGCGTCCGTCTTCTACACCTCCGGCTCGACCGGGCGGCCCAAGGGCGTCGTCTCCCCACACCGGGGCACGGTCCGGGTGCTGGTGGGCAACGACGGGGTCCCGCTCGACGCGGACACCGTCTTCCTCCAGGCCGCGCCGCTGCCGTGGGACGGCTTGTCGCTGGAGCTGTGGGCCCCGTTGCTGAACGGGGGGTGCTGCGTCCTGCTCGACGAGGGAGCGCCGCTGCTCGACGTGGCGGCCCTCCGGAACGCCGTGGGGCGGGGCGTGAACAGCCTCTGGCTCACCAGCTCGTTGTTCAACGTGTTCGTCGACGAGGCGGTCGAGCTGTTCGGCGCGGTCCGGTTGGTGCTCGTCGGCGGCGAGCGCGTCTCCGTGAGCCATGTGCGGCGGCTGCTCGACCGGTTCCCGGAGCTACCCGTGATCAACGGCTACGGGCCGGCGGAGAGCACCATCTTCACCACCACGCACGTCATCCGTCAGCGGGACGTCCGACCGCCTTCCGTCGACATCCCCATCGGGCGTCCGGTACCGGGCACCGGCGTGGTGGTGGTGGACGAGGAGCTGCGACCACTGCCTGCGGGTAGTCCCGGCGAACTGCTCGTCTCCGGTGACGGTCTCGCCGCGGGCTACCTGGGCGACCCGGACCAGACCTCGCGTGCCTTCGTCGAGGTCGACGGCGTGCGGTACTACCGGACGGGCGACCTGGTGGTCCTCGACGACCAGGTGTTCCGCTACCGCGGCCGGATCGACCGGCAGGTCAAGGTGAACGGCGTCCGGATCGAACCGGGCGAGGTGGAGGCGGCCCTCGAACGGCACCCGGCGGTCCGGGTCGCCTCGGTGGTCCGGGTGGAGACGGACGGCCGGCCCCGGCTGGTGGCGCTCTTCGAGAGCGCCGGTGGGGTCGCCCCCACGACGGAGGAGCTCCGTACCTTCGCGGCGGAGCGGCTGCTCCCGGCGATGATCCCCGCCATCCTGCACCGGGTCGAGCGGCTTCCGCTCGGGTCGACCGGCAAGGTCGACCTGTCCCGGGTACGGAACATGGCGGAGCTGCTGGTCCGGGCGGGCGTACCGGAGACCGGCCCGGCCGCTCCGACGGTCCCGGACCCCGCCCGCTCGCACGTGGAACCTGCCCGCTCGGGCCCGGACCCTGACCGACCGCGCGCTGATCCCGCTGCGGCGGGTGCGGGGCCTGGCGGCGCGGACGTGCCCTTTCTCGCGGTGGTCCGGTCCGTGCTGGGCGTTCCGGATCTCGGGCTCGACGACGATCTCTTCGCCGCCGGTGCCACCTCACTCGACCTGGTCCGGCTGACGTCGCGGTCCGCCGTGGCGTTGCCCGCCCCGGTGAGCCTGGCGGACGTCTACCGGGCGCGAACGGTCCAGGGGCTGCTGGAGGTGGCCGCCGAGCGGGCCGAGACGGAGTCGGGTCGCGTGGAGGTGGCCGCCGTGCGCGCCGAGACGGAGTCGGGTCGCGCCGGGGGTGCTTCGGCGGACGACGCGCCGCTGTCGCACGCGCAGACCCGGTTCTGGCTGTCGGAACAGTTCCAACCGGGGGCCGCCGACAACATGGTGGTGCTCGCCTACCTCGTCACCGGCAGGTGGGAACCGGGGGTCCTGCGCCGGGCCGTCGCGGACGTCGTCGAACGCCATCCGGTACTCCGGACGGTCTACGCCCCGGCCGGGCGGACGGCGGCGCCACGGACCGTCGGGACCCCTGTCACCATCGAGACGGTCCCCGCCCCCGCCGGCACCGGGCCGTACCCGGGACGGGGCGGGCAACCTGGCGGGAACGACGTCGACGTCGACGCGGCGGCCCACCTGATGACCGAGGACTGGTGGCGTACCCCTTTCGACCTGGCGACCGAACCACCCCTGCGGATCAGGGTGGGTCGCCTCGACGAGGACCGGTACCTGCTCGGCCTGCACATCCACCACATCGCCTTCGACGGCTGGTCGGAACGGATCCTGATGGCCGACCTGGAAACCGCCTACCGGGCCAGGGCGACGGGCGCGGCACCGGTCTTCCCGGACGTACCGACGTACCTCACGTACAGCCGGGCGGAGCGGGGAAGCCCGGCGACCGGCGTCGAGGCGAAGCTCCGGCACTGGCGGGACGTCCTGGAGCCCCCGATACCGCCGGCCTTCGCGCCACCGCACCCGGACACCCCCGAGGGACCGCGCTGCGAGCTGACCCGGACGCTCCCCGGTGCCCTGGTGGGCCGGCTGCGGGCGGTCGCGTCCCGGTACGGAGCACCGGCCGCCTCGGTGCTGTCGGCGGCGGTGGCCCACGCGGTGGGTCGCACCTTCGGCGTCCCCGAGGTCTGCGTCGGTACGGTCGCGCCGTCCCGACCTGACCCGTACTTCGACGGTGTGATCGGCTACTTCGTCGATCCGCTGCCGTTGGCGCTCCGTACGGCCGGGGACCCGGGCGGGCAGGCGGTGCTGACCGAGTCGACCGCCCAGCTGCGGGCCGCCATGGACGGGAACGTGGTTCCCTTCGACGAGTTGGTCCGTGCGCTCAAGCCGGCCCGGGGCCGGCACCCCTGGTTCCAGACCTGGGTGGTCGTGCAGCACGAGCCGCCCCGGGGCGAGCTGAGCCCGCACGTCCGGTACCGGCCGGTGCGGGTACGTCCGCCGTCGACTGCCATGGAGCTGCTCGTCGAGGCGGTTCCGCAGGAGGTGGGGGGCTGGGAACTGGTGCTCTCCTGCCGGGCCGACGGGATCGGTACGGCCACCCTGCGGAATCTGGCGGAGACGCTGGTCGGGGCGCTCGTGCGGTACGCCGACCACGACACGTCAGCGTGA
- a CDS encoding DMT family transporter, whose protein sequence is MAYVLLALAIVAEVVGTSLMKATEGFTRLWPTLGLATAYLVSFYLFSLAVRDIPVSVAYAFWAGIGTAAIAAIGAAFLGEPLTLTKVVGIALVAGGLVVLNLGGTH, encoded by the coding sequence ATGGCGTACGTGCTGCTGGCGCTCGCGATCGTGGCCGAGGTCGTCGGTACCAGCCTGATGAAGGCCACGGAGGGCTTCACCCGGCTGTGGCCGACGCTCGGCCTCGCCACGGCGTACCTGGTCTCGTTCTACCTGTTCTCGCTGGCGGTGCGGGACATCCCGGTCAGCGTCGCGTACGCCTTCTGGGCCGGTATCGGGACCGCGGCGATCGCCGCGATCGGGGCGGCCTTCCTCGGCGAGCCGCTGACCCTGACGAAGGTGGTGGGCATCGCCCTCGTCGCCGGCGGCCTGGTGGTGCTCAACCTGGGCGGCACCCACTGA
- a CDS encoding DUF4153 domain-containing protein: protein MTQPPPAPRRPAEDPGDDGPPPYLLAMPAVDGASGAPGVIPWPEGQPAWAIPVSLPPGTRGYAVFIPLVPVADAAAAPSAGTVLATGHGPAGTPAPADTTPADTTPEGVTRDGVRAGAGPGTTTPAPVTAPVAGTTPSAAATTPAGDNRPENTPPTGSPQADDAAADRPPVDDAAADKPTTDEPVADGAAADGPHGDGPAAAGAPAVHGVPPYAWAVDQPGRPGAVGGPPYPPTPGGYYRPKPPGPTFFQRYWPGPKPAQGRAVPLAVLVGALGVAFFVPLSRTGIGWFLGWLALTAGVVAAVRGPVAQLPRTERWVRAGWAGAALALLAVPAFRNAWWLVTFCVLAALGCAALAVIGGRRIRSILFSLVAGPVAAFRGLPWVRAHVRSSADPGLARRVVGSAVATIAALVVFGNLLASADGAFSVLLSAVVPEIDLGTVFRWFFLAAVGALCAVAAVWTLAAPPDLSGVDRPTRRSFGMLEWAPAITALTLLFGGFVAVQFTVLFGGERHVLRTAGLSYAEYARSGFWQLVAVTLLTLAVLGGVGRWARREHRTERIMLRVLLGALSVLSVVIVISALSRMYAYQKVYSFTGERLFVMAFELLLGSVFLMILAAGLRLRGGWVPRGTVALAVTMLLSLAVLNPEGYAAGRNIDRYRETGKIDAWYLRALSADATPALTGLPDPVRRCTLSWIADELDEPDPWYAWNLGRLRARQALDRVGPDAIGGPSDCRAADQYDLPKSRRPR from the coding sequence GTGACGCAGCCACCACCGGCGCCCCGCCGGCCGGCCGAGGACCCGGGCGACGACGGTCCACCGCCGTACCTGCTGGCCATGCCGGCGGTCGACGGCGCTTCCGGTGCCCCCGGGGTCATTCCGTGGCCGGAGGGGCAGCCCGCGTGGGCGATCCCGGTCAGCCTGCCGCCCGGCACCCGTGGGTACGCCGTGTTCATCCCCCTGGTGCCGGTGGCCGACGCCGCCGCAGCCCCCTCGGCCGGCACGGTGCTGGCGACGGGCCACGGACCAGCCGGAACGCCGGCCCCGGCCGACACCACGCCGGCCGACACCACGCCGGAAGGGGTCACGCGGGACGGGGTCAGGGCCGGGGCCGGCCCGGGTACCACCACGCCGGCACCGGTTACCGCCCCGGTGGCGGGAACGACCCCGTCCGCAGCGGCGACGACCCCGGCGGGGGACAACCGGCCCGAGAACACCCCGCCGACGGGCAGCCCGCAGGCAGACGACGCGGCAGCGGACCGGCCGCCGGTGGACGACGCCGCAGCGGACAAGCCGACGACGGACGAGCCGGTGGCCGACGGCGCGGCGGCGGACGGGCCGCACGGGGACGGGCCGGCGGCGGCCGGCGCACCGGCCGTCCACGGCGTCCCGCCGTACGCCTGGGCGGTGGATCAACCCGGCCGTCCGGGTGCCGTCGGTGGTCCGCCGTACCCGCCGACGCCCGGCGGGTACTACCGGCCGAAGCCGCCCGGACCGACGTTCTTCCAGCGGTACTGGCCCGGCCCGAAGCCGGCTCAGGGTCGGGCGGTACCCCTCGCGGTCCTCGTCGGCGCGCTCGGGGTGGCCTTCTTCGTACCGCTCAGCCGGACCGGCATCGGCTGGTTCCTCGGTTGGCTGGCGCTGACCGCGGGCGTCGTGGCCGCGGTCCGGGGGCCGGTGGCGCAGTTGCCGCGTACCGAGCGGTGGGTCCGGGCCGGCTGGGCGGGGGCGGCGCTGGCACTGCTGGCGGTACCGGCGTTCCGCAACGCCTGGTGGCTGGTGACGTTCTGTGTACTGGCCGCGCTGGGCTGCGCGGCGCTCGCGGTGATCGGCGGCCGGCGCATCCGGTCGATCCTGTTCAGTCTGGTGGCCGGGCCGGTCGCCGCGTTCCGGGGGCTGCCCTGGGTACGGGCCCACGTCCGGTCCTCCGCCGATCCGGGGCTGGCCCGTCGGGTGGTCGGCTCGGCCGTGGCGACCATCGCCGCGCTGGTGGTCTTCGGCAACCTGCTCGCCTCCGCCGACGGCGCATTCTCGGTGCTGCTCAGCGCGGTCGTCCCCGAGATCGACCTGGGTACGGTGTTCCGCTGGTTCTTCCTCGCCGCGGTGGGGGCGCTCTGTGCGGTGGCCGCCGTCTGGACGCTGGCCGCGCCACCGGACCTGTCCGGAGTGGACCGGCCGACCCGCCGAAGCTTCGGCATGCTGGAGTGGGCGCCGGCCATCACCGCGCTCACGCTGCTGTTCGGCGGCTTCGTGGCGGTGCAGTTCACCGTGCTGTTCGGCGGCGAGCGGCACGTGCTGCGGACCGCCGGGCTCAGCTACGCCGAATACGCCCGCAGCGGTTTCTGGCAGCTCGTCGCGGTCACCCTGCTGACGTTGGCGGTGCTCGGCGGGGTGGGTCGCTGGGCTCGGCGGGAACACCGGACCGAACGGATCATGCTCCGGGTGCTGCTCGGCGCGCTGAGCGTACTCAGCGTCGTCATCGTGATCTCGGCACTGTCCCGGATGTACGCGTACCAGAAGGTCTACAGCTTCACCGGCGAGCGGCTGTTCGTGATGGCGTTCGAGCTGCTGCTCGGCAGTGTCTTCCTGATGATCCTGGCCGCCGGGCTGCGGCTGCGGGGCGGATGGGTGCCGCGCGGGACGGTGGCGCTGGCCGTGACGATGCTGCTCAGCCTGGCGGTGCTCAACCCGGAGGGGTACGCCGCCGGCCGCAACATCGACCGGTACCGGGAGACCGGCAAGATCGACGCGTGGTACCTGCGTGCGCTGTCGGCCGACGCCACGCCCGCCCTGACCGGGCTGCCCGACCCGGTCCGCCGCTGCACGCTGAGCTGGATCGCCGATGAACTCGACGAGCCGGACCCCTGGTACGCCTGGAACCTGGGCCGGCTCCGGGCCCGGCAGGCCCTGGACCGGGTGGGTCCGGACGCGATCGGTGGCCCGAGCGACTGCCGGGCGGCCGACCAGTACGACCTGCCGAAGAGTCGCCGACCCCGCTGA
- a CDS encoding dihydrofolate reductase family protein, with translation MTRVTAQLSVSLDGCYAGPRHTGDGNWMESAEAAAFFRVTRWATEATAWRERQGFDGGTHDADSEIVAEHFAAAGAYVMGRRMADGGEVPWGDEPPFRAPVFVVTHRPRETLVSGGGTSFTYVTDGLTSAVEQARAAAGGRDVAVAGGGSLVRQVLAAGLLDELELHVVPVVLGTGLRLLDAGLGLGEKEGIELVPTRVVHSPDVTHIRYAVTGRAPLLLDDRGRGGGRTTVG, from the coding sequence ATGACCAGGGTGACCGCGCAGCTGTCCGTGTCGCTGGACGGGTGCTACGCCGGCCCCCGCCACACCGGCGACGGAAACTGGATGGAGTCGGCCGAGGCGGCCGCCTTCTTCCGGGTCACCCGCTGGGCGACCGAGGCGACCGCGTGGCGGGAACGGCAGGGCTTCGACGGCGGTACGCACGACGCCGACTCGGAGATCGTCGCGGAGCACTTCGCGGCGGCCGGCGCGTACGTGATGGGCCGCCGGATGGCCGACGGGGGCGAGGTGCCCTGGGGGGACGAACCGCCGTTCCGGGCACCGGTCTTCGTCGTCACCCACCGCCCCCGGGAGACCCTGGTCTCCGGCGGCGGCACCAGCTTCACGTACGTGACCGACGGCCTGACCAGCGCCGTCGAGCAGGCCCGTGCCGCGGCCGGCGGCCGGGACGTGGCGGTGGCCGGCGGCGGCAGCCTGGTCCGCCAGGTCCTCGCCGCCGGCCTGCTCGACGAGCTGGAACTGCACGTCGTACCGGTCGTGCTCGGCACCGGTCTGCGGCTGCTCGACGCCGGTCTGGGACTCGGCGAGAAGGAGGGGATCGAGCTGGTCCCGACCCGGGTGGTGCACTCCCCCGACGTCACCCACATCCGGTACGCGGTCACCGGACGGGCTCCCCTGCTGCTGGACGACCGGGGCCGTGGGGGTGGCCGCACCACCGTGGGCTGA